A single region of the Halorussus gelatinilyticus genome encodes:
- a CDS encoding methionine synthase, translating to MSQNRDQFRPPNHPNDHFLLTTVVGSYPKPKWLDRARDLHEDEDADFDDDAWNEAKDDAARLITDEHERAGLDVVVDGEMRRNEMVEFFAHRIDGYEFNGPVKVWGHNTFDKPSVVSEVEYDESWLVDEYEFTASVTDKPVKVPITGPYTLANWSFNEAYDDTEALAHDLADLVNEEIEKLVEAGARYVQIDEPALATTPDDHAIVGDCLERIADGIPEDVRIGLHVCYGDYSRIYPEILDFPVDEFDLELANGDYEQLDVFKDPEFTADLALGVVDAHDADVETVPEIKENIQKGLEVVPPEQLTVSPDCGVKLLPREVAYEKMANLVQAAREVEQELDDGEIEVERSAVTADD from the coding sequence ATGAGCCAGAACCGAGACCAGTTCCGACCGCCGAATCACCCCAACGACCACTTCCTGCTGACGACCGTCGTCGGTAGCTATCCCAAGCCCAAGTGGCTGGACCGCGCCCGCGACCTCCACGAGGACGAGGACGCGGATTTCGACGACGACGCGTGGAACGAGGCCAAGGACGACGCCGCGCGGCTCATCACGGACGAACACGAGCGCGCCGGTCTCGACGTGGTGGTGGACGGCGAGATGCGCCGCAACGAGATGGTCGAGTTCTTCGCCCACCGCATCGACGGCTACGAGTTCAACGGTCCCGTGAAGGTGTGGGGGCACAACACCTTCGACAAGCCCTCGGTCGTCTCCGAAGTCGAGTACGACGAGTCGTGGCTTGTGGACGAGTACGAGTTCACCGCGAGCGTCACCGACAAGCCGGTCAAGGTGCCCATCACCGGCCCGTACACGCTGGCGAACTGGAGCTTCAACGAGGCCTACGACGACACCGAGGCGCTGGCCCACGACCTCGCGGACCTCGTGAACGAGGAGATAGAGAAACTAGTCGAGGCCGGCGCTCGCTACGTCCAGATAGACGAACCCGCGCTGGCGACGACGCCCGACGACCACGCCATCGTCGGCGACTGTCTGGAGCGTATCGCCGACGGGATTCCCGAGGACGTGCGCATCGGACTCCACGTCTGCTACGGCGACTACTCGCGCATCTACCCCGAGATTCTGGACTTCCCGGTAGACGAGTTCGACCTCGAACTCGCCAACGGCGACTACGAGCAGTTGGACGTGTTCAAGGACCCCGAGTTCACCGCGGACCTCGCGCTCGGCGTGGTGGACGCCCACGACGCCGACGTGGAGACGGTGCCCGAAATCAAGGAGAACATCCAGAAGGGACTCGAAGTCGTGCCGCCCGAGCAGTTGACCGTCAGCCCGGACTGCGGCGTGAAACTGCTTCCGCGCGAAGTGGCTTACGAGAAGATGGCCAACCTCGTGCAGGCGGCCCGAGAGGTCGAGCAGGAACTGGACGACGGCGAAATCGAGGTCGAGCGGTCGGCCGTGACCGCGGACGACTGA